A stretch of DNA from Cololabis saira isolate AMF1-May2022 chromosome 17, fColSai1.1, whole genome shotgun sequence:
aagctacgtcttaAAAGACGCCATCATGCGATCATTTTGTCATACAATACACTGAGCTGCACACTGAACAATGTATACAGCTTGTTTTTAGAGTAATTAGTTGGCTGAATGATAAATCAACTAGATAATATTCttttcatatttgttttttttttattaaatcaaCCATTGTGAAAACATGATTGGTGCTTCAAGATAGGGTGTTTAATGTTAGTGTTTAAATTTTTGATTTGATATAAACGTGCCATTTGAAAATTAGATTGATGGGTGGAAAAGACTACATTGGAGGAAAATCTGCAGAACAGTCAACTGCAGCCAGAAGTAAACGCAGACCGTAATGATATTCAGTTTTCAAACATTATACATTAGTATGCATGCCTTGTGTCCTTTTGATGACATGTCTGGCTCCTTGATGTTCAGATCTTGAGTTTTGTGCCTCACATGTCTgttattttcctctttatcaATTTACACAGCCTTAATCTGTTTGTGTCTTCAGCAGCATGGCTCAGTCAGAGGACAGCGTAAGTGCATGGAGCTGCACTCAAGTGGCCCAGTGGCTTCAGCAAGAAGGCTTTGGGGAGTATGTGGAGTTGTTGTGCACACAGCACCGCCTTGATGGGCTCAGCCTGCTGGCTCTTACTGAGGCTGACCTGCGGGGTCCCCCGCTGAGCCTCACTGTGCTGGGAGACATCAAAAGGCTGACCATAGCCCTCCACCGGCTCCAACGACAAAACCAGGCCCAGCTGGAGGAACTCGGTCTTCGGACTGCAGACTCTCATCCTGTTGGCTTTTCGCTGGGTGTTGCAGGAGTCAACTGGAGCTGTGAtggagcagaaaagagggggtaTAACGGGAATAATTACTTGTGCAATGGGACTGAGGTGCGACTGAGGAACAGAGATAGATGTGGATATGTGTCTGGAGCAACATTATGCCACGCACACTCCAACGGGGGAAGTCGTCAGCAGCTGGCTGGTCGATTGGACCCGGAGGTGTGGAAGACCATCCTCAGTTGCCTAtatgtattttctgtttttggatTCACCTCTTTTGTCATGGTCATTGTACATGAGCGCGTCCCAGATATGAGGACATACCCACCACTTCCTGATATATTCCTGGACAGGTACGAACACGCCTTATGTAGTTTGCACCGATAACTATCAGTAAATATCTTCATGGAAATTCCAGGGAAGTTTTTGAGCAACTTCCCTGGAATTTTCATGGATCTTAGTAAACATTCTCCTGCTGCCGTATCTTATCTACAACCTGATACGGATGTTTTTGTATTCTCACAGTGTACCCAGAATCCCTTGGGCTTTTGCAATGGCTGAGGCTTGTGGCATCATCTTGTGTTACATGTTTTTGTTGATCCTGCTCCTTCACAAACACAGGTATTCCCACTTCTCGCTGTGAACTTTACAGTATAAGATGCAGTGTGTTAATACGTGCGGATGTTCTGTTAACATTTCAGATCAATCCTATTCAGAAGGCTGTGCTCTTTGATGGGAACAGTGTTTTTGATTCGTTGCTGCACCATGTTTGTCACCTCGCTCTCAGTTCCTGGACAACACCTTAAGTGTGTCAGTAAGGTGGGTGTAACTCGTAACTCGTAGAATTCTGTAAAGATTAGACTTTATATTATCTTGATTTTGAAGTAGTAATTTGCAACTAGTGGGATCAATCTCTTGCATTCATagcacaaatattttttgtcccTCTCTCAAGACATATGATGATTCCTGGGGAAAGATCCAGAGAGCACTGGCAATCTGGAGTGGTTTTGGGATGACTCTGACGGGCGTCCAAACCTGTGGAGACTACATGTTCAGTGGGCACACTGTTGTCTTGACGATGCTCAACTTCTTTGTGACTGAATGTGAGTATTTAATTTGTTAACTTTTGATGTCAGAAAGTATGACTTTTATATATTAAGTTAAAGGGGATTGTTCATTAGCTTTCTTTCCATCTGTTGTTTGACTATTCAATGAACACTTTGACTTTTCATAAACATAACCTCAAACCAGTGAACTCGGGAGTAGAAGCTTGGGCGTAGTTTGTTGTTTCATCAAGACAGCGACCCCAAAGGCGAGAGTGGCATCTTGAAAAGAGAACATGGAAATTTCAACCATCTTTTAATAAATGAGGGTATTTTATATTATAAGAAGTTATAAATTATACATCATTAATATTCTAAGTTTTTATGTAGGTGTCATGAAAATTAAACCACACTCTTACCAAAGAAAAGCATGAGAGTACAAAACCAACACTCATCTTTGCATGTTTATTTTAGGTTTTATCTCATGGAGGAGCCTTGGCACTGTCGAAGCTTGACAGCCACTAGTGCTACTGAAATGATAGTGTGTTATTTTTACAGAGTCCCAGCCAAAACTGAAGATACGACTGCAGCCAACAAACTAGTTTAGACCAGAAAGATACAGATGAGCAaacacggggggggggggtataagTCGTGCTGACCTTCCCCACTTTACAGAATATGATGTTTATGAACAATGAGAAATTAGCTTTTATGAAGTCCTTATTTTCCCTGACTGTAGAATCCACTTAAAATAAACTGAAGTACCAGTATTAATAAGAGGTATGTCACGAAGTGTGCTTGAATGGATGCTGCGAAAAGGGTGCTAATGAGCTACATCAGCCTTTCACAACAGAGAACCCAAGTCTGGAAAAGAGAAATCAGGATAGGAAAAAACATACCTTATCATTATCAACAGACAATATGAACACATCACTGTTTATCTTTTGCCCTGTGAAAATCATTTAATTTGAGAGTACACATTAACTCTGTATTTCAGGCCTGCAGCTCATTCTAAAGAATATAAAGTTGGTATGGGGGGACATTAATCCTAATACCAATGTGAAAGCAAAAAAATTAATGATGTTACTAGAAACATGCAGTATTTACTACTAAAGCAGTCTCTTTTTTGGCCAAATGTTGAAAAAAGATATCAAGTGTGTTCACCATTACAGATATTTCCACCAATACAGAATGTATTGTACCAAATGGCAATGCATGGGCTTTTTATGATGACTTATACAGGGGTTCAAGAGCCATTATTAAAAGCAACCTAGATGGCTGCAGAATTGCCTTGGATAAACAAAGCTTCACTGCAAAACCAATAACAATCATTCACCGCCGTTCCTACTCCACCGCACACCTTTTTGGATGCTGTTTACTGATGCCAGTCTAGTTATGGTCTAAGGAAGCAAATCTCTaccataattcaaattaaaatggattAATAGAAatgcttttttcattttcagaaaCAGCTGGATTGTGTGACTCATAAATTACATTAATAAATCATCCAAACTGTATTTTCAAATTTCTTCTTCAAGACTGCTC
This window harbors:
- the LOC133463970 gene encoding sphingomyelin synthase-related protein 1-like, yielding MAQSEDSVSAWSCTQVAQWLQQEGFGEYVELLCTQHRLDGLSLLALTEADLRGPPLSLTVLGDIKRLTIALHRLQRQNQAQLEELGLRTADSHPVGFSLGVAGVNWSCDGAEKRGYNGNNYLCNGTEVRLRNRDRCGYVSGATLCHAHSNGGSRQQLAGRLDPEVWKTILSCLYVFSVFGFTSFVMVIVHERVPDMRTYPPLPDIFLDSVPRIPWAFAMAEACGIILCYMFLLILLLHKHRSILFRRLCSLMGTVFLIRCCTMFVTSLSVPGQHLKCVSKTYDDSWGKIQRALAIWSGFGMTLTGVQTCGDYMFSGHTVVLTMLNFFVTEYTPRNWNLIHTISWVLNLFGIFFILAAHEHYSIDVFIAFYITTRLFLYYHTLANTRAYQHSRRARIWFPMFSFFECNVNGPVPNQYHWPFNKPAYMKTVFG